One genomic segment of Desulfocapsa sulfexigens DSM 10523 includes these proteins:
- a CDS encoding transporter substrate-binding domain-containing protein: MFLQFRKICNLYGLLLLFLVFGVPCSAEALVTGDIGESINQKKVTTDHGGMFTEEEQIFLSTKKQITMCVDPDWMPLEKIENGQHVGMSADYFTLIEEKLGIPVVLVPTQTWSESIEYAKTRKCDIFSLAMATPERLTYMDFTVPYLSIPLVLATRNTERFIADLTSVQDELLGVVKGYAFGELLRSKYPEMQIVDVASVDEGLRLVNRGKIYGFIGTLATVSSTIQKGFSDELKIVGKFDERWELGVATRNDQPILLSIFNKVINSLDKREHQQILNRWISVKYEKSFDYRLFWRIFPFIAIGVLFLLFRYYTLGKYNRELKEQNIEILRQGALLKKTEEKLLLTQYAVDSCAYPIIWTKNAPLLEDTRIIHVNNAAANILGYSKTELLSLGIHNIDVNITEANWPPAKKSYSVRTNYRRKDGSLFPVELYLSYFEYQGQSYYFAFFTDISIQKKMEDQLHRSLKMEAVGMMAGGVAHDLNNILSGIVSYPELLLLKLPPDSELRKPLQLIEDSGKRAAAMVADMLTVARGAAAVREPENLNSLIESYFNSPEYKELLSHHEGVVCERELEPDLLNISCSAVHIRKCIMNLVANAMESLEDDGVVKVTTCNVYIDKPVAKEQYMAKGEYVKFTIADTGKGISESDLKHIFEPFYTKKDMGRSGTGLGLTVVWNSVQDHNGVITVESNSSGTTFSLYFPATRENLLEQIESMDLEGLVGDGEHILIVDDEPLQLHIAQQMLSALGYRIFTASSGEEAIQHLKENRVDLMLLDMIMEPGINGYETFLRSIEIQADLKAIVVSGFSENNEVYKAQALGAGVLVRKPYGMQQIGKAVRQALA, encoded by the coding sequence ATGTTTTTGCAGTTTAGGAAAATTTGTAATCTCTATGGGTTGCTTCTTCTGTTTTTAGTATTTGGCGTTCCTTGCTCGGCTGAGGCTCTGGTCACAGGGGATATTGGAGAATCCATAAATCAGAAGAAAGTGACAACTGACCATGGTGGTATGTTTACCGAAGAAGAGCAAATCTTCCTCTCAACCAAAAAACAGATAACCATGTGTGTGGATCCTGATTGGATGCCCCTCGAAAAAATTGAAAATGGTCAGCATGTGGGAATGAGTGCTGACTATTTTACCCTGATAGAAGAAAAGCTTGGTATTCCCGTTGTTCTGGTGCCGACCCAAACCTGGAGCGAAAGTATTGAATATGCCAAAACAAGGAAGTGTGATATTTTTTCTCTGGCTATGGCAACCCCGGAGCGTCTCACATATATGGATTTTACAGTTCCGTATCTGTCAATCCCTCTCGTGCTGGCAACTCGGAATACAGAACGGTTTATTGCTGATCTTACCTCTGTTCAGGATGAACTGCTTGGTGTTGTGAAGGGCTATGCCTTTGGTGAACTTTTACGCAGTAAATATCCTGAAATGCAAATTGTTGATGTTGCGTCTGTCGATGAGGGGTTAAGGCTTGTTAATCGGGGTAAAATTTATGGGTTTATCGGTACGTTGGCCACGGTGAGCAGCACTATTCAGAAAGGTTTCTCGGATGAGCTTAAAATCGTCGGAAAATTTGATGAACGATGGGAGCTTGGGGTTGCCACCAGAAATGATCAACCGATTCTGCTCTCTATCTTTAATAAAGTCATTAATAGCCTTGACAAAAGAGAGCATCAGCAGATCTTAAATCGCTGGATATCAGTTAAATACGAAAAAAGTTTTGATTATAGGCTGTTCTGGCGTATTTTCCCTTTTATTGCTATTGGAGTACTGTTTTTGCTGTTTCGCTATTATACCCTTGGAAAATATAACAGAGAACTGAAAGAGCAGAATATCGAAATCTTAAGGCAGGGTGCACTTCTCAAGAAAACTGAGGAGAAACTTCTTTTGACTCAGTATGCAGTCGATTCGTGTGCGTATCCCATTATCTGGACCAAGAATGCTCCGCTTCTGGAAGATACAAGAATTATACATGTCAATAATGCGGCAGCCAATATACTGGGCTATAGCAAGACAGAATTACTGTCACTCGGTATTCATAATATTGATGTGAATATAACGGAAGCCAACTGGCCGCCTGCTAAAAAATCGTACTCTGTTCGAACAAACTATCGGCGCAAAGATGGGAGCCTTTTCCCGGTGGAGTTATATTTAAGCTATTTTGAATACCAGGGACAATCATATTATTTTGCATTCTTCACGGACATCAGCATACAGAAAAAAATGGAAGACCAGCTGCATCGTTCCCTGAAGATGGAGGCCGTTGGCATGATGGCCGGAGGGGTGGCCCATGATTTGAATAATATCCTTTCGGGGATCGTGAGTTATCCGGAGTTATTGCTTTTGAAACTCCCGCCGGATAGCGAGCTGAGAAAGCCTCTTCAGTTAATAGAAGACTCGGGTAAACGTGCGGCGGCTATGGTTGCTGATATGCTGACCGTTGCAAGAGGTGCGGCAGCAGTCAGGGAACCTGAGAATCTGAACAGCCTGATTGAATCATACTTTAATTCCCCCGAATATAAGGAGCTGCTCTCACATCATGAGGGAGTGGTGTGTGAAAGAGAGCTTGAACCGGATCTTCTGAACATATCCTGTTCTGCCGTTCATATACGAAAATGTATTATGAATCTTGTTGCCAACGCAATGGAATCATTAGAAGATGATGGTGTTGTGAAAGTAACGACCTGCAATGTTTATATAGATAAGCCGGTGGCTAAAGAACAATATATGGCGAAAGGGGAATATGTTAAGTTTACCATCGCAGATACGGGAAAAGGAATTTCAGAAAGTGACCTGAAACATATTTTTGAGCCTTTTTACACCAAGAAAGACATGGGAAGAAGTGGGACGGGGCTTGGTTTGACCGTTGTATGGAATAGTGTGCAGGATCATAATGGTGTTATTACGGTGGAAAGCAACTCCAGCGGGACCACCTTTTCCCTCTATTTTCCTGCAACGCGAGAGAATCTGCTTGAACAGATTGAAAGCATGGACCTTGAAGGACTTGTCGGTGATGGTGAGCATATTCTCATCGTTGACGATGAACCACTACAGCTTCATATTGCACAGCAGATGTTGAGTGCCCTGGGATACCGGATTTTCACCGCCAGTTCAGGTGAAGAGGCTATCCAACACCTTAAAGAAAACAGGGTTGACCTGATGCTTCTTGATATGATTATGGAGCCAGGTATTAACGGGTATGAGACATTCCTCCGGTCGATTGAGATTCAGGCTGACCTGAAGGCAATAGTGGTAAGCGGGTTTTCCGAAAATAATGAAGTGTATAAGGCCCAAGCGTTGGGGGCTGGAGTACTTGTTCGCAAGCCGTATGGTATGCAGCAGATAGGAAAGGCGGTTAGGCAGGCGCTTGCTTGA
- the dnaX gene encoding DNA polymerase III subunit gamma/tau: MSYLVLARKSRPQNFNQVVGQIPVVKTLMNSIVRNRIAHAILFSGVRGVGKTTLARIMAKAINCEQKSDGNPCNRCQSCTEITTGSSLDLYEIDGASNRGIQEIRELKEKIRFLPTSSKYKIIIIDEVHMLTTEAFNALLKTLEEPPDHVFFMFATTELHKIPITILSRCQRYELKRVSADALHGHFLKLAEDEGVAIEDAALDLIVRESEGSVRDGLSLLDQVFSYGEKNITVDDVIQVLGLVSRDLIFAITGALLNKDPGTALHALEETFSFGVDLKRFTSDLLVSFRTLILCKIDGCQELLDIPPRELTIYRELADTHSHNTIHMKLNLLMLGVEEMRYSSQPRLTLESTFLKIIQSSDVVPVVDILDKLNSLLKGTSAPQSMPAPPVAKKKIPEQLAVESEHSGVGDKVKLAIQKTVSAPTQSVPTPPPPEEQPPPPQESPAPPPHSKTRPVPHPHQRDVRRDWPGFIEHVKDRKVWMAQDLQRTERVLEVDGELHLRFADQANCALLCQKDNIKLLTEFILDFFQKDLKLRFITPDKVEGKDPDALDSPHRLRQKLANDPLVLMATEIFNGQIGDIRVGPRSR, from the coding sequence ATGTCCTATTTGGTTCTTGCCAGAAAATCACGTCCCCAGAATTTCAATCAGGTTGTAGGCCAAATCCCGGTTGTAAAAACTCTGATGAACAGTATTGTCAGAAATCGAATCGCCCACGCAATACTTTTTTCCGGCGTACGCGGTGTCGGAAAAACCACCCTGGCCCGCATCATGGCAAAAGCAATTAACTGCGAGCAGAAATCAGATGGCAATCCTTGTAACCGCTGCCAATCCTGCACTGAAATAACCACCGGATCATCCCTTGATCTTTACGAAATCGATGGTGCTTCCAACCGTGGCATTCAGGAAATTCGTGAGCTTAAAGAGAAAATTCGTTTTCTCCCTACTTCGTCTAAATATAAGATCATTATTATTGATGAAGTCCATATGCTCACTACAGAGGCCTTCAATGCCCTGTTGAAAACCTTGGAAGAGCCGCCCGATCACGTCTTCTTCATGTTTGCCACCACTGAATTACATAAAATCCCCATCACAATTCTTTCCCGATGCCAGCGCTATGAATTAAAGCGTGTCTCAGCTGATGCTCTGCATGGTCATTTCTTGAAATTAGCAGAAGATGAAGGGGTTGCTATTGAAGATGCAGCCCTTGATCTTATTGTTCGGGAATCCGAAGGCTCTGTTCGTGACGGCCTCAGCCTGCTGGATCAGGTTTTCTCCTATGGTGAAAAAAACATCACGGTCGATGATGTTATTCAGGTTCTGGGTCTGGTATCACGTGACCTCATCTTCGCCATAACCGGAGCATTGCTGAATAAAGACCCTGGGACTGCACTTCATGCCCTGGAAGAAACATTTTCCTTTGGGGTAGACCTGAAACGGTTCACCTCTGACCTGCTCGTTTCCTTTCGCACTCTTATTCTTTGTAAAATTGATGGCTGTCAGGAACTGCTTGATATTCCGCCACGGGAACTTACCATCTACAGAGAACTGGCTGATACGCATAGCCATAACACTATCCACATGAAGCTCAACCTGCTCATGCTGGGAGTGGAGGAGATGCGTTATTCCTCCCAGCCAAGACTTACTCTTGAAAGTACATTCCTGAAAATCATTCAATCCTCCGATGTGGTGCCAGTTGTCGACATTCTCGACAAGCTCAACTCCCTTCTGAAGGGAACTTCAGCACCTCAGTCAATGCCAGCTCCTCCTGTAGCGAAAAAAAAAATCCCTGAACAGCTAGCAGTAGAGTCAGAGCATTCTGGAGTTGGCGACAAAGTGAAGCTAGCAATTCAAAAAACAGTATCTGCCCCCACACAATCCGTACCGACTCCTCCACCACCTGAAGAACAACCGCCACCTCCTCAGGAAAGCCCCGCCCCGCCACCACATAGTAAAACAAGACCTGTCCCCCATCCGCACCAGCGCGACGTCCGACGAGACTGGCCAGGATTTATTGAGCATGTAAAAGATAGAAAAGTGTGGATGGCACAGGATTTACAGCGGACTGAAAGGGTCCTTGAGGTTGACGGAGAGTTACATCTGCGCTTTGCAGATCAGGCAAACTGCGCTCTGCTTTGTCAAAAGGATAATATAAAACTCCTTACTGAATTTATCCTCGACTTCTTCCAGAAGGATCTGAAGCTCCGTTTTATCACACCGGATAAAGTTGAAGGAAAGGATCCGGATGCTCTTGACAGCCCTCACAGACTGAGACAGAAGCTTGCTAACGATCCACTGGTCCTTATGGCCACTGAAATCTTTAATGGCCAGATTGGTGACATCCGGGTCGGCCCCAGAAGCAGATAA
- a CDS encoding YbaB/EbfC family nucleoid-associated protein, with the protein MDMNSIMAQAQQMQQKMATIQEELKTKTATGTAGGGMVTVTANGKSEILSIEIEKEIITVDEKEMLQDLITAATNDALRKVKAIGKEEMAKLTGGMNIPGISNIFS; encoded by the coding sequence ATGGATATGAACAGCATTATGGCACAGGCTCAACAGATGCAGCAAAAGATGGCCACTATTCAGGAAGAGTTGAAAACAAAAACAGCAACCGGTACTGCTGGTGGCGGGATGGTCACCGTTACAGCCAACGGCAAAAGCGAAATTCTCTCTATTGAAATTGAAAAAGAGATCATAACTGTTGATGAAAAAGAGATGCTTCAGGATCTCATCACTGCAGCAACAAATGATGCTCTGCGTAAGGTGAAGGCTATTGGCAAGGAAGAAATGGCTAAGCTCACAGGGGGTATGAATATCCCTGGTATTTCCAACATTTTCTCATAA
- the recR gene encoding recombination mediator RecR: MSPQVIPPALDRLIQDLTKLPGIGKKTAARLALNILRRPAGEARELAGALNDLHGSIQLCSSCFTFSESDPCAICGDPKRDPSLVCVVEQSGDLLAMEKAGVYLGHYHILHGVLAPMDGIGPTEIKIAELEARLTSGVVKEVFIATSSTVPGEATANYLIDRLQKKPVLLTRLACGIPMGMDIKYADRHTLARAIESRRKTR; encoded by the coding sequence ATGTCTCCACAGGTAATCCCCCCGGCATTGGATCGATTAATTCAGGATCTTACAAAACTTCCGGGAATTGGAAAAAAAACAGCAGCGCGCCTCGCCCTTAACATCCTCAGGCGGCCGGCAGGCGAAGCACGGGAACTGGCAGGAGCTTTAAACGATCTCCATGGTTCCATACAACTTTGCTCTAGTTGCTTTACTTTTTCAGAAAGTGACCCCTGTGCAATCTGTGGAGACCCCAAACGTGATCCTTCGCTTGTCTGTGTTGTTGAACAATCGGGTGACCTTCTCGCCATGGAAAAAGCAGGTGTCTATCTCGGCCATTACCATATCCTTCATGGAGTCCTTGCCCCGATGGACGGAATCGGACCAACCGAAATTAAAATTGCAGAACTTGAAGCACGCCTCACATCCGGTGTTGTCAAGGAAGTTTTTATAGCCACCAGTTCAACAGTGCCAGGTGAAGCCACAGCAAACTACCTAATAGACAGACTGCAAAAGAAACCGGTTCTCCTCACGCGCCTTGCCTGTGGAATTCCCATGGGAATGGACATAAAATATGCCGACAGACACACCCTTGCAAGAGCCATTGAAAGCAGACGTAAAACACGCTGA
- the thrS gene encoding threonine--tRNA ligase, with protein MTNITIAIENGETVEMPAATTVGEALSELLSNKQRKRTVAVTLGDQILDFSTPLYNDASLGLIQIGSDESLAILRHSTAHVMAEAVRELYPDVKVAIGPAIDDGFYYDFERSEPFTPEDFEQIEAKMTEIVRKALPFTQSTLKSSEAIERFQAEGEKYKVELIQDLDSESVTLYQQGSFTDLCRGPHVPNTSLITSFKLLRVAGAYWRGDEKNTMLQRIYGTAFFDKKALKKHLNMLEEAKKRDHRKLGKELQLFTMQDEIGPGLVLWQPKGALLRKLIEDYWKEAHYRNDYDLLYTPHIARQDLWKTSGHLDFYAENMYSGMDIDDVRYQLKPMNCPFHIGIYNSNKRSYREFPIRWCELGTVYRYERAGALHGLLRVRGFTQDDAHIFCMPDQLENEIFNILDLNLEILKTFGFDEYDIYLSTRPDKYVGSDENWEKSTEALKLALEKKGLEYKLDPGEGVFYGPKIDIKIKDQLGRSWQCSTIQVDFNLPERFKMSYTGSDNQKHQPIMIHRALMGSLERFIGVLIEHYAGVFPLWFAPTQARIMNITDAQADYCDEVYNRLRKAGVRVEKDLRNEKLNYKIREAQMEKIPYMLIIGDKEKDCNTVTIRLRNGDNIADVTIDDFARKVAEECLEGRGI; from the coding sequence ATGACCAACATTACAATTGCCATAGAAAATGGGGAAACAGTTGAAATGCCAGCTGCCACCACTGTGGGAGAGGCTCTTTCTGAGTTGCTGTCAAACAAACAACGAAAGAGAACTGTTGCCGTAACTCTTGGCGACCAGATTCTTGACTTCTCTACTCCATTATACAACGACGCATCCCTCGGCCTGATACAGATAGGCTCTGATGAGTCCCTGGCAATTCTGCGTCATTCCACGGCTCATGTGATGGCCGAGGCAGTTCGAGAGCTGTACCCTGACGTCAAGGTCGCCATTGGTCCTGCTATTGACGATGGTTTTTACTATGACTTTGAGCGCAGTGAACCATTCACCCCGGAAGATTTTGAACAGATTGAAGCCAAAATGACAGAAATTGTCAGAAAGGCTTTGCCATTTACTCAAAGCACACTCAAAAGTTCCGAAGCAATCGAACGCTTTCAGGCAGAAGGCGAAAAATATAAAGTTGAACTGATCCAGGATCTTGACAGTGAATCAGTCACGCTGTACCAGCAAGGATCCTTTACTGACCTTTGTCGGGGACCACACGTCCCAAACACCTCCTTGATCACCTCCTTCAAACTGCTACGAGTGGCTGGTGCTTATTGGCGTGGTGACGAAAAAAATACCATGCTGCAGCGCATCTACGGAACTGCCTTTTTTGATAAAAAGGCGCTGAAGAAGCACCTCAACATGTTGGAAGAGGCAAAAAAAAGAGATCACCGTAAACTTGGAAAAGAACTACAACTGTTCACCATGCAGGATGAAATCGGTCCTGGTCTTGTTCTGTGGCAACCGAAGGGTGCGCTTCTCCGTAAACTTATAGAAGATTACTGGAAAGAAGCCCATTACCGTAACGATTACGACCTTCTCTATACTCCGCATATTGCACGACAGGATCTCTGGAAAACATCTGGTCATCTGGATTTTTACGCTGAGAACATGTACTCAGGCATGGATATAGATGATGTCCGCTATCAACTAAAGCCGATGAACTGCCCATTTCATATCGGCATTTACAACAGCAACAAAAGAAGCTACCGCGAGTTTCCCATTCGCTGGTGCGAACTCGGTACCGTCTATCGCTATGAGCGCGCCGGTGCCCTGCATGGTTTGCTTCGCGTACGTGGATTTACCCAGGATGACGCTCATATCTTCTGTATGCCCGACCAACTTGAGAATGAAATTTTCAACATTCTTGACCTGAATCTTGAAATCCTCAAGACTTTTGGTTTTGACGAGTATGACATCTATCTCTCGACACGGCCCGATAAATATGTCGGATCAGATGAAAACTGGGAAAAATCTACTGAAGCCCTGAAACTTGCTCTCGAAAAGAAAGGTCTGGAGTACAAGCTTGACCCAGGTGAAGGTGTCTTTTACGGTCCCAAAATTGATATCAAAATCAAAGACCAGTTGGGACGCTCCTGGCAGTGTTCCACCATACAGGTCGATTTTAACCTTCCTGAACGCTTTAAGATGAGTTACACAGGAAGCGACAATCAAAAGCATCAGCCTATCATGATTCACCGTGCTCTAATGGGATCTCTTGAACGTTTTATTGGAGTTCTCATTGAACACTACGCCGGTGTTTTTCCTCTCTGGTTTGCCCCGACACAGGCAAGGATCATGAATATCACCGATGCCCAAGCAGACTATTGTGACGAGGTATACAACAGACTTCGTAAAGCAGGTGTCCGGGTAGAAAAAGATTTGCGCAATGAGAAGCTGAATTATAAGATCAGAGAGGCGCAGATGGAAAAAATACCGTATATGCTGATTATCGGTGACAAGGAAAAAGACTGTAATACAGTAACCATTAGACTGCGTAATGGAGACAATATAGCCGATGTAACCATTGACGACTTTGCCAGAAAAGTGGCGGAAGAATGTCTGGAAGGACGCGGCATTTAA
- the infC gene encoding translation initiation factor IF-3, whose protein sequence is MKVKTNDEIRHEEVRLIGSDSSQLGIFSAAEALEKAYDEGLDLVEISANASPPVCRIMNFDKFRYEQAKKVQDAKKKQTTVETKEIKFRPKTEEHDLNFKIKHIKKFLSQKNKVKLTMRFRGREIVYCQTVGLEAMNKIASYLEDDAVILQPPTMEGRQMVMFVGPKS, encoded by the coding sequence ATAAAAGTAAAAACCAATGATGAAATTCGGCATGAAGAAGTCCGTCTCATTGGAAGTGATAGTTCCCAGCTAGGAATATTCAGCGCAGCAGAAGCACTTGAAAAGGCCTACGATGAAGGATTGGATCTTGTAGAAATTTCGGCAAATGCAAGCCCGCCCGTATGTAGGATTATGAACTTTGACAAGTTCAGGTATGAGCAGGCAAAGAAGGTGCAGGATGCGAAGAAAAAACAGACCACTGTTGAAACCAAAGAAATTAAGTTTCGGCCAAAAACAGAAGAACATGATTTGAATTTCAAGATAAAACATATCAAGAAATTTCTGAGTCAGAAGAATAAAGTAAAGCTGACCATGCGTTTCCGTGGACGTGAAATTGTCTACTGTCAAACTGTTGGTCTGGAAGCGATGAATAAAATTGCGTCATACCTTGAGGACGATGCAGTTATTTTACAGCCTCCCACAATGGAAGGTCGCCAAATGGTCATGTTTGTCGGTCCAAAGAGCTAA
- the rpmI gene encoding 50S ribosomal protein L35, whose product MPKMKTNRGAAKRFSKTGSGKIKRSKAFTSHILTKKSTKRKRNLRKSGIVDSSNVPSIRRILPYL is encoded by the coding sequence ATGCCTAAAATGAAAACTAATCGAGGAGCTGCTAAGCGTTTCTCTAAAACTGGTTCCGGAAAGATTAAACGTTCCAAGGCTTTTACCAGCCATATCCTGACCAAAAAATCCACGAAGAGAAAACGTAATCTCCGTAAATCCGGCATTGTTGATTCGTCAAATGTGCCATCAATCAGAAGGATTTTACCCTACCTGTAG
- the rplT gene encoding 50S ribosomal protein L20 has protein sequence MPRVTRGFKARRRRNRVLKLAKGYRGGKSRLFRTATEAVDKALGYAYRDRRNKKRDFRRLWITRISAGVKMNGMNYSRFISGLKKANIELDRKVLANMAILDAPAFTKVADLAKTANA, from the coding sequence ATGCCACGCGTTACAAGGGGATTTAAAGCCCGCAGAAGAAGAAATAGAGTTCTTAAACTAGCTAAAGGTTACCGAGGTGGAAAATCCCGTCTTTTCCGCACTGCTACTGAAGCGGTTGATAAGGCCCTCGGATATGCATACCGTGACCGACGTAATAAAAAACGTGACTTTCGTCGTCTTTGGATCACCCGAATCAGTGCTGGTGTTAAGATGAACGGAATGAACTATTCCCGATTTATCAGTGGATTGAAAAAAGCTAACATTGAGCTAGATCGTAAAGTTCTTGCCAATATGGCCATTCTTGACGCCCCGGCCTTCACCAAAGTTGCGGATCTTGCCAAAACGGCAAACGCCTAA
- the pheS gene encoding phenylalanine--tRNA ligase subunit alpha, which produces MQEKIINLQTQATEELAAIENSTQLEEFRIRFLGRKGQFSSIMKGLGKVSKEDKPRLGQIANGAKKAIEALYDDKQRALTADSGGSPARNDAIDLTLPGRRPETGKLHPVTQIMSEVCSIFEGLGFSVAEGPDVEHDHYNFEALNIPAHHPARDMHDTFYVSDSILLRTHTSPMQARIMETQQPPLRVIAPGKVYRCDSDITHTPMFHQVEGFLVDRDVSFADLKGVLTIFTQKMFDKDLELRFRPSFFPFTEPSAEVDIACVICDGKGCRVCKRTGWLEILGAGMIDPEVFKMVGYNPEVYSGFAFGLGIERIAMLKYGIDDIRLYYENDLRFLSQF; this is translated from the coding sequence ATGCAGGAAAAAATCATCAATTTACAAACCCAGGCAACGGAAGAACTGGCTGCTATTGAAAACAGCACTCAACTCGAAGAATTTCGTATTCGTTTCCTCGGAAGAAAGGGGCAGTTTTCATCAATAATGAAAGGGCTGGGGAAGGTTTCTAAGGAAGACAAACCACGCCTTGGGCAAATTGCCAACGGTGCAAAAAAAGCAATTGAAGCGCTGTACGATGATAAACAACGTGCCCTGACTGCTGACAGTGGTGGCTCCCCTGCCCGGAATGATGCTATCGATCTCACACTTCCTGGACGCAGACCTGAAACAGGCAAACTCCATCCCGTCACCCAGATCATGAGTGAAGTCTGTTCTATCTTTGAAGGCCTTGGCTTTTCAGTTGCCGAAGGGCCAGATGTTGAACATGATCATTATAATTTTGAAGCACTCAATATCCCGGCCCATCATCCGGCCCGCGATATGCATGACACTTTTTACGTAAGTGATTCAATCCTTCTGAGGACCCATACTTCTCCCATGCAGGCCAGAATTATGGAAACACAACAACCGCCTCTTCGGGTCATTGCACCCGGCAAGGTATATCGTTGTGATTCTGATATCACTCACACTCCAATGTTTCACCAGGTGGAAGGCTTCCTTGTTGATCGTGATGTGTCCTTTGCAGATCTCAAGGGTGTCCTCACCATCTTTACCCAGAAAATGTTTGACAAAGATCTTGAACTCAGATTCCGTCCAAGCTTTTTTCCCTTCACCGAACCAAGTGCAGAAGTTGACATAGCCTGTGTTATTTGCGATGGCAAGGGCTGTCGAGTATGCAAGCGCACAGGTTGGCTGGAAATTCTTGGTGCCGGAATGATAGATCCCGAAGTATTCAAGATGGTCGGATATAATCCTGAGGTATACAGTGGATTTGCTTTTGGCCTTGGTATAGAACGAATTGCCATGCTGAAATACGGTATTGACGACATTCGTCTCTATTATGAAAATGATCTCCGTTTTCTCTCCCAATTTTAA